Proteins encoded by one window of Microbaculum marinisediminis:
- a CDS encoding SDR family NAD(P)-dependent oxidoreductase translates to MKDNPFSLQGQRIVVTGGLGGFGFATAQAALGMGARVFLLDREERPEAMARLEAYGDQVSFHACDVCDRQGVERLAAEIGPVDGLVVNAGVLPFDDWEAPDWDSAFDRVIDVNLRGAINTARAWFGRMCEAGQGRIVFVGSASGKMGGLQAGPHYVGSKGGIHAVTKWLALKGARHGVRVNAIAPGSADTGLLDGQPFASDKVPLGRMATAEEIAWPIVFLLGEASNYMCGSILDVNGGLYMD, encoded by the coding sequence ATGAAAGACAACCCCTTCTCGCTGCAGGGGCAGCGTATCGTCGTGACCGGCGGACTGGGCGGCTTCGGCTTCGCCACCGCGCAGGCCGCCCTCGGCATGGGCGCGCGGGTCTTCCTGCTCGACCGTGAGGAGCGGCCGGAGGCGATGGCGCGGCTCGAGGCCTATGGCGATCAGGTCAGCTTCCATGCCTGCGACGTCTGCGACCGCCAGGGCGTCGAGCGCCTGGCCGCCGAGATCGGCCCCGTCGACGGGCTCGTCGTCAATGCCGGCGTGCTGCCCTTCGACGATTGGGAAGCGCCCGACTGGGACAGCGCCTTCGACCGCGTGATCGACGTCAACCTGCGCGGCGCCATCAACACGGCGCGGGCCTGGTTCGGCCGGATGTGCGAGGCGGGGCAGGGGCGTATCGTGTTCGTTGGCTCGGCGTCCGGCAAGATGGGCGGGCTGCAGGCCGGGCCGCACTACGTCGGCTCCAAGGGCGGCATCCACGCCGTGACCAAGTGGCTGGCGCTCAAGGGCGCGCGCCACGGCGTGCGCGTCAACGCGATCGCGCCGGGCAGCGCCGACACCGGGCTTCTCGACGGCCAGCCCTTCGCCTCCGACAAGGTGCCGCTGGGGCGGATGGCCACGGCCGAGGAAATCGCCTGGCCGATCGTGTTCCTGCTCGGCGAGGCATCCAACTATATGTGTGGCAGCATCCTCGACGTGAACGGCGGCCTGTACATGGACTGA
- a CDS encoding SDR family NAD(P)-dependent oxidoreductase, translating into MFSFENKIVVITGAAGGIPTATAKLFYDLGASLALGDLDVDKITGATAAMDGDRVLCHALDVTSTTSFDSFKAAVMERYGRCDVLVTAAGLYRDRMVAEMTDAEWATMMAVNVDGVFRACRAFGDAMGEGGAIVNIASLAGHKGSREHAHYAAAKGAVLSFSRSLAAELAPRVRVNCVSPGLVDTGFVASLLEKIGTAMEDATPMKRRGEPEDIARAIAFLASDWASFVTGETIHVNGGFSML; encoded by the coding sequence ATGTTCAGCTTTGAAAACAAGATCGTCGTCATCACCGGGGCCGCCGGCGGCATTCCGACCGCGACGGCGAAGCTCTTTTATGATCTCGGTGCCAGCCTGGCGCTCGGCGACCTGGACGTCGACAAGATCACCGGCGCAACCGCCGCCATGGATGGCGACCGGGTGCTGTGCCACGCGCTCGACGTCACCAGCACGACGTCGTTCGACAGCTTCAAGGCCGCGGTCATGGAGCGATATGGCCGCTGCGACGTGCTGGTGACGGCCGCCGGGCTCTATCGCGACCGGATGGTGGCCGAGATGACCGACGCGGAATGGGCGACGATGATGGCCGTCAACGTCGACGGCGTGTTCCGCGCCTGCCGCGCTTTCGGCGATGCCATGGGCGAGGGCGGAGCGATCGTCAACATCGCCTCGCTGGCCGGCCACAAGGGATCGCGCGAGCATGCCCACTACGCCGCCGCCAAGGGCGCCGTGCTGAGCTTCTCGCGCAGCCTTGCCGCGGAACTCGCGCCGCGCGTGCGCGTGAACTGCGTCTCGCCGGGCCTCGTCGACACCGGCTTCGTCGCCTCGCTTCTGGAGAAGATCGGCACGGCGATGGAAGACGCCACCCCGATGAAGCGCCGCGGCGAGCCCGAGGACATCGCCCGCGCGATTGCATTCCTGGCCAGCGACTGGGCGAGTTTCGTCACCGGCGAAACGATCCACGTCAATGGCGGTTTCAGCATGCTCTGA
- a CDS encoding 3-keto-5-aminohexanoate cleavage protein has translation MRQNPIITCAITGSADTVDKSPAVPVSPAQIADSALAAAEAGAAIVHLHVREPETGQPSMRLDLYEETVALIRERNQEVIVNLTTGAGARFVPDEARPQVGAPGTTLEGTAKRMEHVLKIRPDICTLDVGSMNFGEHVFVNTPGHLRTMASEITKAGVTIEAEVFDLGHIRLARRLLDEGVFHTRPIFQLCLGVPWGAEADPATLLQMRDRLPQDVEWSAFGIGAMQFPMVAQSWLAGGHVRVGLEDNLYIARGELADSNAQLVRRAVDILASLGASPASATQARTLLGL, from the coding sequence ATGAGACAGAACCCGATCATTACCTGCGCCATCACCGGTTCGGCCGATACCGTCGACAAGAGCCCGGCCGTGCCGGTTTCGCCGGCGCAGATCGCGGACTCGGCGCTCGCGGCGGCCGAGGCCGGCGCGGCGATCGTGCACCTGCATGTGCGCGAGCCCGAGACCGGGCAGCCTTCGATGCGGCTCGATCTCTACGAGGAGACGGTTGCGCTGATCCGTGAGCGCAATCAGGAGGTCATCGTCAACCTGACGACCGGCGCCGGCGCGCGCTTCGTTCCCGACGAGGCCCGTCCGCAGGTCGGCGCGCCGGGAACGACGCTCGAGGGCACGGCCAAGCGCATGGAGCATGTGCTGAAGATCCGCCCCGACATCTGCACCCTGGATGTCGGCAGCATGAACTTCGGCGAGCATGTCTTCGTCAACACGCCCGGCCACCTGCGGACGATGGCCAGCGAGATCACCAAGGCCGGCGTCACCATCGAGGCCGAGGTGTTCGATCTCGGCCACATTCGGCTGGCACGGCGCCTGTTGGACGAGGGCGTGTTCCACACCAGGCCGATTTTCCAGCTCTGCCTGGGCGTGCCGTGGGGTGCGGAGGCCGACCCGGCGACGCTCCTGCAGATGCGCGACCGCTTGCCGCAGGACGTCGAGTGGTCCGCCTTCGGAATTGGTGCCATGCAGTTCCCCATGGTGGCGCAGAGCTGGCTCGCGGGTGGGCATGTGCGCGTGGGGCTGGAGGACAATCTCTATATCGCCCGCGGCGAACTGGCCGACAGCAATGCGCAGCTGGTCAGGCGTGCCGTCGATATCCTGGCCAGCCTTGGCGCGAGCCCGGCATCGGCCACGCAGGCCAGAACGCTCCTGGGGTTGTGA